Proteins from a genomic interval of Acanthopagrus latus isolate v.2019 chromosome 7, fAcaLat1.1, whole genome shotgun sequence:
- the rcc2 gene encoding protein RCC2 homolog yields the protein MPRKKVTDVSGNGGIKKKRVSGKRKERDFSSDDEFDFEQENNKKSGKPSAKSGLQPVTVADDVKEKIKLECPKVKGQLLIFGATNWDLIGRKEVPKQQAAFRNLGQNLWGPHRYGCLNDVQVSCVVSGSCAAHSLLMTTEGKLWSWGRNDKGQLGHGDTKRLEAPKLIEALADHVIVAAACGRNHTLALTEDGVAYSFGENKLGQLGQGSQTDAVLSPAPISYNGQPLVKVACGAEFSMVVDCKGNLYSFGCPEYGQLGHNSDGKFIARAQRIEFDCELIARRVAIFIEKSKDGQVMPVPNVVVRDVSCGANHTLVLDSQKRVFSWGFGGYGRLGHTEQKDEMVPRLVKLFDFPGRGASQICTGYQCSFAVSEMGGLFFWGVTNTSRESTMYPKAVQDLCGWKIRSLACGKSSIVIAADESTISWGPSPTFGELGYGDNKPKSSTTAQEVKTLDGVYIEQVVMGYSHSLVIARQDTEQEQEKLKKLPEYNPRTI from the exons ATGCCACGGAAGAAGGTGACAGATGTCTCAGGTAACGGTGGgataaagaagaagagggtCAGCGgcaaaaggaaagagagagacttCAGCAGCGACGATGAATTTGACTTTGAGCAGGAGAACAACAAGAAATCTGGCAAGCCTTCTGCCAAGTCTGGTCTCCAGCCTGTCACTGTGGCAGACGACGTCAAAGAGAAAATA AAACTTGAGTGcccaaaggtcaaaggtcaactaCTCATCTTTGGAGCTACCAACTGGGATTTGATTGGAAGAAAGGAGGTGCCTAAACAACAAG CTGCTTTCCGCAACCTGGGTCAGAATCTGTGGGGTCCTCACCGCTATGGCTGTCTGAATGATGTCCAGGTTAGCTGTGTGGTGTCTGGCTCCTGTGCTGCACACAGTCTTCTCATGACCACTGAGGGCAAGCTGTGGAGCTGGG GTCGTAATGACAAAGGGCAGCTGGGTCATGGTGACACCAAACGTCTGGAGGCTCCCAAGCTGATCGAGGCCCTAGCAGATCATGTGATTGTTGCTGCAGCCTGTGGACGCAATCACACCCTGGCTCTCACAG AGGATGGCGTTGCATACTCTTTCGGTGAGAACAAGTTGGGCCAGCTTGGCCAAGGCAGCCAGACTGATGCAGTCCTCAGCCCAGCACCG ATTTCATACAATGGCCAGCCCCTGGTGAAGGTGGCTTGTGGTGCAGAATTTAGCATGGTGGTGGACTGCAAAGGAAACCTGTACTCCTTCGGCTGCCCAGAATACGGACAACTGG GTCACAACAGTGATGGAAAATTCATAGCTCGTGCCCAGCGCATTGAGTTTGACTGTGAGCTCATCGCTCGTCGTGTCGCCATTTTCATTGAGAAGTCCAAGGATGGCCAGGTCATGCCTGTGCCCAACGTGGTGGTCCGAGATGTGTCCTGTGGGGCTAATCACACG CTGGTCCTGGACTCTCAGAAGCGAGTATTCAGCTGGGGTTTTGGTGGTTACGGCCGTCTGGGTCACACGGAGCAGAAGGACGAGATGGTTCCTCGACTGGTCAAATTGTTTGACTTTCCTGGACGTGGTGCCAGTCAGATCTGTACAGGCTACCAGTGTTCCTTCGCTGTTAGTGAGATGG GGGGGCTGTTTTTCTGGGGGGTGACAAACACTTCCAGGGAGTCAACCATGTACCCCAAAGCTGTGCAGGATCTGTGTGGATGGAAGATTCGCAGTCTGGCGTGTGG AAAGAGCAGTATTGTTATCGCTGCAGATGAGAGTACGATCAGCTGGGGACCGTCACCCACGTTTGGAGAGTTG GGATATGGAGACAACAAACCTAAATCATCCACCACTGCCCAGGAGGTTAAGACCTTGGATGGAGTCTATATTGAGCAG GTGGTGATGGGCTATTCTCACTCTCTGGTTATTGCCAGACAGGACactgagcaggaacaggagaaactgaaaaagCTGCCCGAATACAACCCCCGAACAATCTGA
- the LOC119023398 gene encoding 60S ribosomal protein L22 isoform X1 — translation MAPLKKQSTGKGGKKKKQVLKFTLDCTHPVEDGIMDAANFEHFLQERIKVNGKAGNLGGGVVAIERSKSKITVSSEVPFSKRYLKYLTKKYLKKNNLRDWLRVVANTKESYELRYFQINQDEEEEEDED, via the exons ATGGCGCCTCTT aAAAAGCAAAGCACCGGCAAAGgtggcaagaagaagaagcaggtcCTGAAGTTCACACTGGACTGCACCCACCCTGTGGAAGATGGCATCATGGACGCTGCCAACTTT GAGCATTTTCTTCAGGAGCGCATCAAGGTGAATGGGAAAGCCGGCAACCTGGGTGGTGGTGTTGTCGCCATCGAGAGGAGCAAGAGCAAGATCACAGTTTCCTCTGAGGTGCCCTTCTCCAAAAG ATACCTGAAGTATCTGACAAAGAAGtacctgaagaaaaacaaccttcGTGACTGGCTGCGTGTGGTGGCAAACACCAAGGAGAGCTACGAGCTCCGCTACTTCCAGATCAaccaggatgaagaggaggaggaagatgaagattaA
- the LOC119023398 gene encoding 60S ribosomal protein L22 isoform X2, which yields MSTQKKQSTGKGGKKKKQVLKFTLDCTHPVEDGIMDAANFEHFLQERIKVNGKAGNLGGGVVAIERSKSKITVSSEVPFSKRYLKYLTKKYLKKNNLRDWLRVVANTKESYELRYFQINQDEEEEEDED from the exons ATGAGCACACAG aAAAAGCAAAGCACCGGCAAAGgtggcaagaagaagaagcaggtcCTGAAGTTCACACTGGACTGCACCCACCCTGTGGAAGATGGCATCATGGACGCTGCCAACTTT GAGCATTTTCTTCAGGAGCGCATCAAGGTGAATGGGAAAGCCGGCAACCTGGGTGGTGGTGTTGTCGCCATCGAGAGGAGCAAGAGCAAGATCACAGTTTCCTCTGAGGTGCCCTTCTCCAAAAG ATACCTGAAGTATCTGACAAAGAAGtacctgaagaaaaacaaccttcGTGACTGGCTGCGTGTGGTGGCAAACACCAAGGAGAGCTACGAGCTCCGCTACTTCCAGATCAaccaggatgaagaggaggaggaagatgaagattaA